One segment of Prionailurus bengalensis isolate Pbe53 chromosome X, Fcat_Pben_1.1_paternal_pri, whole genome shotgun sequence DNA contains the following:
- the LOC122477225 gene encoding diphosphoinositol polyphosphate phosphohydrolase 3-beta encodes MKCKPNQTRTYDPEGFKKRAACLCFRSEREDEVLLVSSSRYPDRWIVPGGGMEPEEEPGSAAVREVFEEAGVKGKLGRLLGIFEQNQDRKHRTYVYVLTVTEILEDWEDSVSIGRKREWFKIEDAIKVLQCHKPVHAEYLEKLKLGGSPTNGNSVARSLPQSDP; translated from the coding sequence ATGAAGTGCAAGCCCAACCAGACGCGCACCTACGACCCGGAGGGGTTCAAGAAGCGGGCGGCGTGCCTGTGCTTCCGGAGCGAGCGCGAGGACGAGGTGCTGTTAGTGAGTAGCAGTCGGTACCCGGACCGCTGGATCGTGCCGGGCGGGGGCATGGAGCCCGAGGAGGAGCCGGGCAGTGCGGCTGTCCGAGAGGTGTTCGAAGAGGCGGGAGTCAAGGGGAAGTTAGGCCGCCTCCTGGGCATTTTCGAACAGAACCAAGACCGCAAGCACAGAACGTACGTGTACGTACTGACCGTCACCGAGATTCTGGAGGATTGGGAAGATTCGGTTAGCATTGGAAGGAAGCGAGAGTGGTTCAAAATCGAAGATGCGATCAAGGTTCTCCAGTGCCACAAGCCCGTGCATGCCGAATATCTGGAGAAACTAAAGCTGGGCGGCTCCCCAACCAATGGAAACTCGGTGGCCCGGTCTCTGCCACAGAGCGATCCCTAG